The Chaetodon trifascialis isolate fChaTrf1 chromosome 11, fChaTrf1.hap1, whole genome shotgun sequence nucleotide sequence cctccacctccacccaccaCCCCTGTTTGGTTCACACAGCACCACGTCATTCTCCAGCATGCTCACGTTCACACAACTGTGCGCAGTTTTACTGACTGTGTATATCCCACTTCTGCTTGTCTTCGTCACTTTAGGTATcatgacaaacaggaagtgaccagTAACTTCCTGGGAGCCATGTGGCTCATCTCGATTACCTTCCTCTCGATTGGCTACGGGGACATGGTACCACACACGTACTGTGGGAAAGGCGTGTGTCTGCTTACAGGGATTATGGTGGGTTCCTTTATTCTTCACTCAGTAAAGTACATAACATTCTCGCAGGACGCTGACTGGAACAGTTATAAAACTAAACCTCAGCTCTCACTACACTCACAGCCAGCTACACTTTGGCCAGGACTGAACTCACtgcagaaagaaacacaacttTGAGCTGACTTCTACTTTTAGAGCAATAAATATGTAAAGAGTTTGAGCAATTTGTGTTCGACAATCAATATGAGTCTGTGACAAAGTGTGACTGAAGATCCTGAAACCACACATGTTGTTCAAACTGATAGAATTTAAAGTGAAATTCTACTATATTCACCCTCATACATATGTCACATCTTTGTGTAACAGGGAGCTGGTTGCACAGCACTGGTGGTTGCAGTGGTTGCCAGGAAGCTGGAGCTGACCAAGGCTGAGAAACACGTCCACAACTTCATGATGGACACACAACTCTGCAAACGAGTGAGTCGCTGCATGCTGCATTTGGAGTAACTGTGATGATagattgctgtttttttttgttttttttttacaaaaaccACCTAAATGTTTTAGAAAGCAATATTTTGTAGAGACACAGATGTTTCAAGAAGTGAAGCTAAAAATTGTAAAACCACCCAGTTAAGACAggttgagaaagaaaaaaaaaaaaaaataaagccatGTTGTTCagcagaaatatattttttcttctctcttattcCACAAATGATCTCACCACTAATTGTATTGATCTTGTCATGTACTCCAGTTTGAGAGCCACTTGTTTGCAGGACGTCCTCAGTTTACTATCATTGCAAATGTCCCACATTGATACTAATCTTATTGTCTTGCATAATCAAAACTGTGAACTTGCAAACTCTCCCTCAGTGTCACAACTGAGTCACATTTGAAAAACTCATTACGCCACCTCTGCATGTTTACCATCCTCGACAGCGTGGCTGGTATTATTTTCAccttgagagtgtgtgtgtgtgtgtgtgtgtgtgtgtgtgtgtgtgtgtgtgtgccatcatGGCAAAATGTGGTGCTGGAGACACCTATTGTGGCAGCAACTACCACAGAAGCAGTTTTGAGTGGTTTTGACAGATTTTGTCAACACAATCGCATCACAACTCTGCAGGATGTGGCTACAAAACTGAACAGGTGTGCAGCTGACATCAAAATGAAGGCAGAGTTTGAAGATTTGTGCGGTCTGAGCAAGAGTGTTGGAATTAAGGGGGTAGGAAGTGGGGAAGGGGAGCTGCACCGTGTAACAAAGACATACAGAAGCTTGTAACTTTGGTTTAGAAAAGCCACAGAAAGCTCATTTGCTCACTTGCCACTTCTTCAGCTTCTCTGTCGTTATTGTTTTCCAGACAGTAATATTAATCCTAATGTTTCAACCTTGGTCACAGGTAAAGAACACAGCTGCCAATGTACTCAGGGAAACATGGCTCATCTACAAACACACTAAGTTGGTGAAGAAGATAGATCACGCCAAGGTGCGGAAACACCAGCGCAAGTTTCTCCAAGCCATTCACCAGTAAGTCCTGCTCTGCggctgttttgtctcctctgatgTACGAATAATAAAACCTTTGACAGAAACCACCAAGCACTGAGGGAATCACTTAGCATGTCCCCTCTAAAACTGGAAACACAGTATGTTATTATTAAGATATTTGATCCATGTGATTGTCTTTAATGTTACTTGAGGTACAAAATATTTAGGCTGTATTATTTATAGTTGCATTGCTAATAAACTGATGAAATGTAGTCGTAACAGGATATGTGGTACAGCATTTGTTATGATGTCTTCTGCTAGAGTACTATTTCCTTTGATTGttatgctcacacacacgtaaactCACACACGTGCATACACATACACGAGCACACACTGCAATCTAGTGTAATGGTCCTTCCTCTTACCCTCCCCGTCCCCCTCTTCCTCCGACCCCCTTTTACCCCGTGCTTACAGTGAGAAGTGTAATGGTTTCACTCGTTTCGTGAATGTTGTGGGGTTAAAACTCTGTactgtgttctgtctttgttttgctctATCACCGCAGAGCTCAGAAGTAAGTTGAGTCTTCTATGTATCCTCCTCCTACTGTTTCCTCaacaccctcctcttcctcctcctcctcctcctctctccatgtcTGCGTTTGacatgcatgaaaaaaagtttgttaccaagaaaaaaaaaagaaaaaatgctgGATGCTGAAtcgttttttggtttttcttttacttcagtgttCCATTtactcccctctccctcccattCCCCTTCAAAtggaatgaaacaaaaaaaaagcatcaacatTTTGCCACTGGTGTCAATAGTGGAGGGTTGTCTGGAGAGAACGCGTGAAAGAAAAAGCATCTTGAGCAGAATGAGCTTGGAGCTTTGTTGGCCTGGCCAGCGGTTCATAATCATCTATGATGTACTGTATAATGTTACCCATGATTAATATAGCTGCTCTGGAGGCTATATTAACCTGCATCAACAGAACTCATCCTACACTGGTTTTGTGATgacatgaacatgcacacacacacacacacacacacacacacacacacacacacacacacacacatacacacactgcattgcACTGTAGCTCCAATGAGGTTGAAATGTTTGCCTGCTTGTTGTTTtaatattgatttttgtttgtttcttccctTTCTGGCACAAGATCAAATGCCAAAGCTTGCACATGGCATGGATGACATAGCACTAAAAGACACGGCACAACACAAAATTGTACTCATTATGCGCTACACTAATAAGCAGCGCTTAAAGCTTTTAGCCCCTGTTCTTCGACAGCCATAAGGGATGACAAAGCCGAGCAAACAGACACATGCGAGCTGAAACGGTTTCCCACAGAGATAGAGCCGTAAGCGAGCAGCCTCACTCTGCTCTGATATACTGATTTGCACATGAATAAATGCCCTTGAATGTCATCCTGTCTCATAATTTGCCGAACAGGGAAATTCTTCCTCTCATACATCCAGATGATGGCTGTGTGATGCCACCGCTAACTATGACACATTAACAGTTCTTGCGGTGCCGTGATGTATTTGATTAGAGACAAAGAGGCACAACATTGAAGGCATCACaaaacatgtctgctgtttcATTGCACAGGTTATTTGAAATGTCTTTGTTGTCGTATGTTCAGCAGTGTCATTAGACACATTTATTTCTGGCAAGCTTCATCTTTTATCTGtggcatccacacacacacacacgcatacacacatcaACCCATGTACGTACGCATACACAAAGTCCAGCTCTGACAGACTCACGTTTCATTGTGCACAAAGTCGCTCACAGTCACTGCACGCTTACCGAATGACCGGTGTGTTTACATGAAGTCCTACCACTGAGCTGTGTGTAGCACTGACAAAGGGCATgtcatatttttccttttttaatgtCTCACTTTTGGGATGAAAAGAGATGGGAATGTTTTGATTTCTAAACAGATTTGGGGGTTTTCTTGTATGGAAGCATATCGCGCTCTTGCTGGTAAAGAACGTCATGTTTTATCatataaaaagtacatttctggCATTATATTGAGATTTTTTCCTTCTTATTCAAAACCAAATTATTTTTGGGTTGTAACAAGATCATCTCTCGGTAGTAAGACTGTTTATCATTGCAGTGAAAAATACTTATTAAGTTAAAAAGAGCTACTTAAAGCTTTGCACTATTATGAAAAAAGGATCTTGTtataatgaaagagaaaaacaagatcCAGATAACACATGATAAACACAGTCTGCATTTTTCAAAACAAGCTCAGTATGCTTCCACAGTTTTGCATGTTTCGGTTGGTATTGCATTGACCAAGATCAGGAATGCttgtatacatacatacgtacatatttctatatatatacatatatatttatctatatatgtatacatatacagtagatatgtacagtacatatattTATGATGCATGCaggctgtcctctctctgttttcaatGTCATCAGTGAGAGCATGTCTGATAAAAAatgtgttcctcctcctcctcctcctccttctttcttccCTATTGGCCCTCTCTGCCCCTTCATCAACCCAAACAACCTGTCTCTCTATGCTCCACTCCTGTAaaccgtcctcctcctcccctctatTCCCTTTTTCCTTGCGccactctttctttcctcctcctcctcctcctccccattCTCCTTTGTCCacctcttccttccctcctcttcctgttcccACCTCCCTGTGCCTCCACCAGACTGCGCAGTGTGAAGATGGAGCAGAGGAAACTTAATGATCAGGCCAACACCTTGGTGGACCTGGCAAAGGTAAGTCTCCCATCTGTTATAACTTTAAAATggcaataatcaatattttcccatcagctcccctcagctccacacagctttttagcatctttcaacttttcatttttatttcgaCTGCCAGCAGCTgtcctgttttgtttccagcCTGCACAGCACACGTTGTCTTAATAGTCAGTGTAGATCAGCGGCCTCATTCTTGATAGGACCTAAATGAGCTCCCAAATCACCTCCGGAGTCTGCTACATGCTTTCGttgtcatttatattttgtcaTTAACATCTTACGACAGTGTAAGAGCCTGAACCTCGCCACACGCTGTAAACACTATCTGGCTGTAGGGTGAGTGCAGTGGTGTCCGGGTAACTTAACTAGACATGAGCTGACCcaccaaagcagagctgagagggGGTTCAAAGGGAGGTACATGGCTGCAGCCTCATTTGATGTGGATGGCATTTGCACTCCACTGTGTATTTTAAAAGGTTCTGAGGCCACCTCCTTTAATGTGTGTTTACTTGCCCTGACTCTGCTCGATGTTCAGATCCATCTATGTACACCCTACAGTAGTtcaacagctcagtgtctcttcTTCAAGCCCTGCGGAGAAGCAACCCTTTGATTTCTGGCTCGTACGTAAGACAGAAATTATGTCGGAATCCAACAGATTACATAGAATATATCATATATTCTATAATGTATAAAATAGTCTGAGTACAAGAGTTACATGCAGATACCACATACATTAACACTGGCCCCACTGTGGAAGAATAAGTGTCTATAAAATAGAGACATTCATCTTTATAtgattgagtgtgtgtcaggcaTATATGTAAAGCATTTAACACCCTCTCTGGTTGTAAATGGATTGGAGAAGCTGGTTGTGAAACGGTGGGAAGATAAAATCAATGCTGACTTGCTGAAAGTATACAGCTGCTCTTcactctgcttcctgttgttttttccttttcttcagaCTAAGTCCCTGGCAATGAATACAGCTTCTTCTGTACATTTCATCTGTTGCATCTCTGCTTGTGGATATTAAGATGTAAAACAGACTTGTAATGTCTTTTATCTGTTCTCTCCCTCCTGTGTcccgccctcctcctcttccctctctgtcctcctgttctTGCACCTCCCCAAACACATCTACTTTCTCTCCTTCATTAGACCCAGAATGTGATGTATGACCTggtgtcagagctgcaggagcgcAGTGAGGAGCTGGACAAGCGCATCGGCACATTGGAGGACAAGCTGGACTCGGTGACGGGCAGCCTGCAGGCGCTGCCCTGCCTCATCTCCCAAGCCAtaacccagcagcagcaggacttcCTGGACGGCTTTGTTCACCGCTTTCGGCCCGCCTCACTAGCCTCAGAGCGTTCTGAACGCTCGGAGCGATCCTGGACTTCCAACGCCCGTAGGCGGCGCTCTCCCTCCACAGCACCACACACCTCCTCTGATAGCGGATAACCTTGACAAACCTTCTGCAGTCACCTTCGAGCCCCATCTCTCCCAAACCAGCTCGTCACCTCGTTCCGTCCCATCCAAAGCTGTCCGTGTAACCGCTGGCAAGTCCATGTTTGGACTTATAATGAACCCATATCTTGACCCCTGACCTGATCCTTGCCCTTATCCTCACCCTCCCACCCAACATCAAAAAAACCAATCCAAAAACCAATTCCTCTGTGACTGAGCCTCTCAGCACAGGACTGGATCAGAGCTACTCCAAaagaacaaagcaaagcaaacagactTAAGTcgagaaaaaacacaaatgcatccaaaaaaagaaaaagagaaaaaaaaattaaaaatgactgaaaaaccGAGATAAAGTAGAGATATGGTTTATGTTTTAGCCATTGTATGGCTGTTCAAGTTAGCTTTTTTGTAAAAGCCCTTGTATAGTTAAAAAATGACTGAGTTCAGGGTCGCTGGGGTGAGAGCTGGCTATCACA carries:
- the kcnn1a gene encoding small conductance calcium-activated potassium channel protein 1a isoform X2, with amino-acid sequence MSTCVSTDGCKHAHVGVYACMCVCVCVCVCIMFCCTFYFPTMLLHRDTMYHDKQEVTSNFLGAMWLISITFLSIGYGDMVPHTYCGKGVCLLTGIMGAGCTALVVAVVARKLELTKAEKHVHNFMMDTQLCKRVKNTAANVLRETWLIYKHTKLVKKIDHAKVRKHQRKFLQAIHQLRSVKMEQRKLNDQANTLVDLAKTQNVMYDLVSELQERSEELDKRIGTLEDKLDSVTGSLQALPCLISQAITQQQQDFLDGFVHRFRPASLASERSERSERSWTSNARRRRSPSTAPHTSSDSG